The sequence below is a genomic window from candidate division WOR-3 bacterium.
GAACCAGAAGATAGAAAGTCCGGTTAAGACTTTGCCCTTTAATGGGATGGGGGTTGGTAGGACATAGTCAAAGGCGGAGATGCGGTCGGTGGCGATGATCAAGAGTTTATCTTCAAGGTCATAGATATCCCGCACCTTTCCCCTTTTGAAGAGTTTAACTTCGCCTAAATTGGTGGTGATTACTTCCACTATTTCTTCCTGCCCACAGGCATTATGTATTGGGGTTCTTCTTTGATGTTTAAGATTTTCTTCACCCTTTCATCAGAGAAGGCGCCAATCACGACTGTACCCAGACCCAAGGCTTCGCATTGGAGGTGGATATTCTGACCGCAATGACCAACTTCATTATGGACATACCTAATCCCCCTTTCCCCATACCGGGAAGTTGTCCTTTTATAATCAGCGGCGATTATTATATCTATGGGAGCGGAAAGGATATAATCCTGGCCCCAGGCAGCACCGGTCAATTCCTTTCTCACATCTTTATTGAGAATAAGTTTTAAGGAATGCTCTTCGGGTAGGTATTGATAGACACCGGGAGGAAGCCCTTCCACTTCCCCGGCGACAAGATAAATCTCTAAGGGATAGGTGGCACCAGCCGAAGGGCAAGTTCTGCCACCCCATTTGGCGGTTATCCCTTGGGCCGACCAGAGGATCTGGCTCACCTCTGATAGTTTCAGTTTCTCTTTTTTATAACTTCGG
It includes:
- a CDS encoding SagB/ThcOx family dehydrogenase: MNRIIPLFLLFTILYPQKKEEKVKLPEVRYKSEISVEEALLNRRSVRSYKKEKLKLSEVSQILWSAQGITAKWGGRTCPSAGATYPLEIYLVAGEVEGLPPGVYQYLPEEHSLKLILNKDVRKELTGAAWGQDYILSAPIDIIIAADYKRTTSRYGERGIRYVHNEVGHCGQNIHLQCEALGLGTVVIGAFSDERVKKILNIKEEPQYIMPVGRKK